A genomic stretch from Acidobacteriota bacterium includes:
- a CDS encoding EVE domain-containing protein, with protein sequence MPRRYWLMKCEPDAYTIDDLARDTRTSWEGVRNYQARNFMRDDVQVGDGVLFYASNATPSGVTGVAEVVREGYPDHTAWTKGHTYFVDAAQKDAPVWFMVDIGFVERFPAVVPLETLKTTRGLEQMMVTKKGSRLSVQPVTKAEFDVVVRLGRKGR encoded by the coding sequence ATGCCGCGACGCTACTGGCTGATGAAGTGCGAGCCCGACGCCTACACGATCGACGACCTCGCCCGCGACACGCGCACGAGTTGGGAGGGCGTGCGCAACTACCAGGCGCGCAACTTCATGCGCGACGACGTGCAGGTGGGCGACGGCGTGCTGTTCTACGCATCGAACGCCACCCCGTCAGGTGTCACGGGCGTTGCCGAGGTCGTCCGCGAGGGCTACCCCGACCACACGGCCTGGACGAAGGGCCACACCTACTTCGTCGATGCGGCGCAGAAGGACGCGCCCGTCTGGTTCATGGTCGACATCGGGTTCGTCGAGCGCTTCCCCGCCGTCGTGCCCCTCGAGACGCTGAAGACGACCCGCGGCCTCGAGCAGATGATGGTCACGAAGAAAGGCAGCCGCCTGTCGGTGCAGCCCGTGACGAAGGCAGAGTTCGACGTCGTCGTGCGTCTCGGGCGCAAGGGCCGGTAG
- a CDS encoding tripartite tricarboxylate transporter substrate binding protein: MGRMLAAAVVVVYLGGGLTAQSIPGAFPTERPLRILTPYGAGGGIDIAARILSSIGPQHVGTRVDVINMPGAGGLNAAMFVRDADPDGYTLLISDYGPLITLPVREKTPYRPTDWVPLVQVTEIAPTFVVRHDFADPTFEGFVAAARARPGRLHATHGAYMSSSHLPLLRLEQLAGVRTNHVPTLGGGETMQFLMASIVSLAVTNSNSIASAVRARRVIPIAVATARRLPDLPDTPTLRELGYDVVMPVWYTIFAHANVPEARRRELSRRLTAAYASDEAKALAARARITLAPIGLDEAQATYAHSVSAVTTTLQGFER; the protein is encoded by the coding sequence ATGGGACGAATGCTGGCCGCCGCGGTCGTCGTGGTCTACCTGGGCGGCGGGCTGACCGCGCAGTCGATACCCGGCGCGTTTCCCACCGAGCGGCCGCTGCGGATTCTCACGCCCTACGGGGCCGGCGGAGGCATCGACATCGCGGCGCGCATCCTGTCGTCGATTGGGCCGCAGCACGTCGGCACGCGTGTCGACGTGATCAACATGCCCGGCGCGGGAGGCCTCAACGCGGCGATGTTCGTGCGCGACGCCGACCCCGACGGCTATACGCTCCTCATCAGCGACTACGGGCCCCTGATCACGCTCCCCGTGCGCGAGAAGACGCCGTATCGACCAACCGACTGGGTCCCGCTCGTGCAGGTCACCGAGATCGCGCCGACGTTCGTCGTGCGTCACGACTTCGCCGACCCCACGTTCGAGGGGTTCGTGGCCGCCGCGCGCGCCAGGCCCGGACGGCTGCACGCCACGCACGGCGCCTACATGAGTTCCAGCCACCTGCCGCTGCTCAGGCTCGAGCAGCTCGCGGGCGTGCGGACCAACCACGTTCCCACGCTCGGCGGCGGCGAGACCATGCAGTTCCTCATGGCGTCGATCGTCAGCCTGGCCGTGACCAACTCGAACTCCATCGCGTCGGCCGTGCGCGCCCGCCGCGTGATCCCGATTGCGGTGGCCACGGCCCGACGCCTGCCCGACCTGCCCGACACGCCGACCCTGCGCGAGCTCGGCTACGACGTGGTGATGCCGGTGTGGTACACGATCTTCGCCCACGCGAACGTGCCCGAAGCGCGTCGACGCGAGCTGTCGCGGCGTCTGACGGCCGCCTACGCCAGTGACGAGGCGAAGGCTCTGGCAGCGCGCGCGCGCATCACGCTCGCGCCCATCGGGCTCGACGAGGCGCAGGCCACCTACGCCCACTCCGTGAGTGCCGTGACCACCACGCTCCAGGGGTTCGAACGATGA
- a CDS encoding D-aminoacylase: MRRTLLLAGFGLAAAPVLLSQSRAEHDLVIRGGRIVDGTGNPWFIGDVAIDGDTIARIAPSMAVPAARVIEASGLVVAPAFIDIHTHARRGLFDVPTAENYVRQGVATLVEGPDGSSPLPLGPFLDRVAATPVALNLASFVGQGTVRSAVMGEVDRAATQDELARMRALVHEAMEQGAFGLSSGLFYVPGSFTPTSEVVELAKVAGRLGGIHISHMRDEAAGVVDSVRETIAIGERGGLPTQVTHHKIIGKKYWGRAVETLHLVDEARRRGVDATIDQYPYTASSTSVASALLPAWVQEGGRDAMLARLADPAMRARITDEAARIIRDERGGGDPRNVVIASCAWDPSLDGKDLGEITTARGLAGTIENAAATVVWMVERGGAQGIFHAIGEEDLQRILVHPATMIASDGEIPIFGVAHPHPRSYGTFARVLGEYVRERQVLSLETAVRKMSAFPAQRLGLADRGVLRPGLKADVAIFDPATVRDTATFARPHSYAEGVAYVVVNGEIVFEGGAMTPARPGRVLYGPAYRGAKPAR; the protein is encoded by the coding sequence ATGCGTCGAACACTCCTTCTCGCGGGCTTCGGGCTGGCAGCGGCTCCGGTGCTGCTGTCGCAATCGCGTGCGGAACACGACCTCGTCATTCGAGGCGGCCGGATCGTCGACGGCACCGGCAACCCGTGGTTCATCGGGGACGTCGCCATCGACGGCGACACGATCGCGCGCATCGCCCCGTCGATGGCCGTACCCGCCGCACGGGTCATCGAGGCGTCTGGCCTCGTTGTCGCGCCGGCTTTCATCGACATCCACACACACGCCCGTCGGGGCCTCTTCGACGTGCCCACGGCAGAGAACTACGTCCGCCAGGGTGTGGCCACGCTCGTCGAGGGACCCGACGGCAGCTCGCCGCTACCCCTTGGACCGTTTCTCGACAGGGTTGCGGCCACACCGGTCGCGCTGAACCTCGCGAGCTTCGTCGGACAGGGGACGGTCCGCAGCGCGGTCATGGGCGAGGTCGACCGGGCGGCGACCCAGGACGAGCTCGCGCGCATGCGGGCCCTGGTGCACGAGGCAATGGAACAGGGCGCTTTCGGCCTGAGCTCGGGGCTCTTCTACGTGCCGGGCAGCTTCACGCCGACGTCGGAGGTCGTCGAGCTCGCGAAGGTCGCCGGGCGCCTGGGGGGCATCCACATCTCCCACATGCGCGACGAGGCGGCCGGCGTGGTCGACAGCGTCCGCGAGACCATCGCGATCGGCGAGCGGGGAGGCCTGCCGACGCAGGTCACCCATCACAAGATCATCGGAAAGAAGTACTGGGGCCGGGCCGTCGAGACGCTGCACCTCGTCGATGAGGCCAGGCGGCGCGGGGTCGATGCCACAATCGACCAGTATCCCTACACGGCGTCGAGTACGTCGGTGGCCTCGGCGCTCCTGCCCGCGTGGGTGCAGGAGGGTGGGCGCGACGCGATGCTCGCGAGGCTGGCCGATCCGGCGATGCGCGCGCGGATCACCGACGAGGCGGCACGCATCATTCGCGACGAGCGCGGAGGCGGCGATCCGAGAAACGTGGTCATCGCCAGTTGTGCGTGGGATCCCTCGCTCGATGGCAAGGACCTCGGCGAGATCACCACGGCGCGCGGTCTCGCCGGTACCATCGAGAACGCCGCCGCCACCGTCGTGTGGATGGTCGAGCGAGGAGGCGCGCAGGGCATCTTCCATGCGATCGGCGAGGAGGACCTGCAGCGCATCCTCGTCCACCCGGCTACGATGATCGCCTCGGACGGCGAGATCCCGATCTTCGGCGTCGCGCATCCCCACCCCCGAAGCTACGGCACGTTCGCCCGGGTGCTCGGTGAGTACGTCCGCGAGAGACAGGTGCTCTCGCTCGAGACGGCCGTGCGAAAGATGTCGGCGTTTCCCGCTCAGCGCCTCGGGCTGGCCGACCGTGGCGTGCTGCGCCCGGGCCTCAAAGCCGACGTGGCGATCTTCGACCCTGCGACGGTACGCGATACCGCGACCTTCGCGCGGCCGCACAGCTACGCGGAGGGCGTCGCCTACGTCGTCGTCAACGGGGAGATCGTGTTCGAGGGCGGGGCGATGACGCCGGCGCGGCCTGGTCGCGTGCTGTATGGGCCAGCCTACCGCGGCGCCAAGCCCGCACGCTGA
- a CDS encoding metal-dependent hydrolase: protein MIEITWLGHSTFQLRVDSGEVLIIDPWMEGNPRRPEGWTPHRLDAILITHGHSDHMGDAMALAKKYHPKVVANHEIATWLQGKGVGDVTGMNKGGTLDLGFVRATMTHAIHSSSIADGHALLYGGEAGGYVLTFADRRRAYFAGDTAVFSDMALIAELYAPELAFLPIGDLYTMSPYEAAAACRMLRPKRVIPMHYGTFGALTGTPQQLTEELRDLPGTEVWSLEPGQPVTW, encoded by the coding sequence ATGATCGAGATCACCTGGCTGGGCCACAGCACCTTCCAACTGCGGGTCGACTCCGGAGAGGTGCTGATCATCGACCCCTGGATGGAGGGCAATCCGCGCCGGCCGGAGGGATGGACGCCGCATCGCCTCGATGCGATCCTCATCACGCACGGACACTCCGACCACATGGGCGATGCGATGGCGCTCGCCAAGAAGTACCACCCGAAGGTCGTGGCGAACCACGAGATCGCCACGTGGCTCCAGGGCAAGGGCGTCGGAGACGTGACGGGGATGAACAAGGGCGGCACGCTCGATCTGGGCTTCGTGCGTGCCACGATGACGCACGCCATCCACAGCTCGTCGATCGCCGACGGCCACGCCCTGCTCTACGGCGGGGAGGCGGGTGGTTACGTGCTGACGTTCGCGGATCGGCGCCGGGCGTACTTCGCGGGCGACACGGCGGTCTTCTCCGACATGGCGCTCATCGCCGAGCTGTATGCGCCGGAGCTCGCCTTCCTGCCGATCGGCGACCTGTACACCATGAGCCCCTACGAGGCCGCGGCTGCCTGTCGCATGCTCCGCCCGAAGCGCGTGATCCCGATGCACTACGGGACGTTTGGGGCCTTGACGGGTACGCCACAGCAGCTCACAGAGGAGCTGCGCGACCTGCCGGGGACGGAGGTCTGGTCGCTGGAGCCCGGGCAGCCCGTCACCTGGTAG
- a CDS encoding DUF2277 family protein — translation MCRSIRTLHNLAPPATDEEIRAASLQFVRKISGCTAPSQKNRAAFDRAVDEVATTARRLIDSLVTTASPRDREEWAARARARAATRFARP, via the coding sequence ATGTGCCGAAGCATCAGGACGCTCCACAACCTCGCGCCCCCCGCGACCGACGAGGAGATTCGCGCGGCGTCTTTGCAGTTCGTGCGGAAGATCTCGGGGTGCACCGCACCCTCGCAGAAGAACCGGGCGGCCTTCGACCGAGCGGTCGACGAGGTCGCCACGACCGCCCGGCGGCTGATCGACTCGCTCGTGACCACCGCCTCGCCACGCGACCGCGAGGAGTGGGCGGCCCGCGCGCGTGCCAGGGCCGCGACGCGCTTCGCCCGGCCGTGA
- a CDS encoding tripartite tricarboxylate transporter TctB family protein yields MSRIERPTDWDGRDRPMLWLAGALVASALAGVLHVVFGEWRPGPGGKPWVGPLLAYLVIAPAAMLVARRARSRASEDDAADEPPVGALPVLMIALWAVAFFVAVRTAGIATGTFLSMLVAMLALSARPWEAARRVVPIALAVAAAFWLTFTRLVPIVLGEIWLF; encoded by the coding sequence ATGAGTCGCATCGAGCGCCCCACGGATTGGGACGGGCGCGACCGGCCGATGCTGTGGCTCGCCGGTGCCCTGGTGGCCTCGGCCCTGGCTGGCGTGCTCCACGTCGTCTTCGGCGAGTGGCGGCCTGGACCCGGTGGGAAGCCGTGGGTGGGCCCGCTCCTGGCCTACCTGGTCATCGCGCCCGCGGCCATGCTGGTGGCGCGGCGAGCCCGCAGCCGGGCGTCCGAGGACGACGCGGCCGACGAGCCCCCCGTCGGCGCGCTCCCCGTGCTGATGATCGCACTGTGGGCCGTGGCATTCTTCGTGGCCGTGCGAACGGCGGGCATCGCAACGGGCACGTTCCTGTCGATGCTGGTGGCGATGCTGGCGCTCTCCGCGAGGCCATGGGAGGCGGCCAGACGCGTCGTGCCGATCGCGCTCGCCGTGGCGGCGGCGTTCTGGCTCACGTTCACGCGGCTCGTCCCCATCGTGCTCGGTGAGATCTGGCTTTTCTGA
- a CDS encoding DNA alkylation repair protein, which translates to MAEPFKNLVNAALIDDAAGHLHRTWPGFDRARFRSLATNGLDALELKARAMHVCAALEATLPDDFHWAADILESSLGPPAVGDDLSSMRMTDAGLGGWILWPVGEFVARRGLDHPVRALQLLHALTQRFSAEFAIRPFIVRHQDLTLATLATWTRDPSAHVRRLVSEGSRPRLPWGMQLKALVADPSPTLPLLEVLQDDASEYVRRSVANHLNDIAKDHPAVLIDWVARYLPGASRDRRALLKHASRTLIKRGHPGMMTLWGVGRRLAGEATCSASPKRVSLGGEVTLRLVLQSDSSRTQKLAIDYAIHHVKANGATSPKVFKGWVVDLGPHETRTLVKRHSMRPVTTRRYHAGRHVVDVMVNGQVVATTSFHLSGVRS; encoded by the coding sequence ATGGCTGAGCCCTTCAAGAACCTCGTGAACGCCGCGCTGATCGACGACGCGGCCGGGCATCTGCACCGCACGTGGCCGGGGTTCGACCGGGCGCGCTTCCGGTCGCTCGCCACGAACGGCCTCGACGCGCTCGAGTTGAAGGCCCGGGCCATGCACGTGTGCGCCGCGCTCGAGGCGACGCTGCCGGACGATTTTCACTGGGCCGCGGACATCCTCGAGTCGAGTCTGGGCCCGCCGGCCGTCGGCGACGATCTCTCGTCGATGCGAATGACGGACGCCGGCCTCGGTGGATGGATCCTCTGGCCGGTGGGGGAGTTCGTGGCCAGGCGGGGTCTCGACCATCCGGTGCGCGCCCTGCAGCTGCTGCACGCGCTCACCCAGCGTTTCTCGGCCGAGTTCGCCATCCGGCCCTTCATCGTCCGGCATCAGGATCTGACCTTGGCGACTCTGGCGACTTGGACGCGCGACCCCAGCGCGCACGTCAGACGGCTCGTGAGCGAAGGAAGCCGCCCGCGGCTGCCCTGGGGCATGCAGCTCAAGGCGCTGGTGGCAGACCCGTCGCCGACCCTGCCGCTGCTCGAGGTGCTCCAGGACGACGCGAGCGAGTACGTGCGGCGCAGCGTAGCCAACCACCTGAACGACATCGCCAAGGACCACCCGGCGGTGCTCATCGACTGGGTCGCCCGGTATCTGCCCGGAGCGAGCCGGGATCGCCGGGCCCTGCTCAAGCACGCGAGCCGCACGCTCATCAAGCGCGGCCACCCGGGCATGATGACGCTCTGGGGCGTGGGGCGCCGGCTGGCTGGTGAGGCCACGTGTTCGGCCTCGCCGAAGCGCGTATCCCTGGGCGGGGAGGTGACGCTGCGGCTCGTCCTGCAGTCGGACTCGTCGCGGACGCAGAAGCTGGCCATCGACTACGCCATCCACCACGTCAAGGCAAACGGCGCCACCTCGCCCAAGGTCTTCAAGGGCTGGGTCGTCGACCTCGGGCCGCACGAGACGCGAACCCTCGTGAAGCGGCACTCGATGCGGCCGGTGACGACGCGGCGCTATCACGCCGGCCGTCATGTCGTGGACGTGATGGTCAACGGCCAGGTCGTGGCCACCACGTCGTTTCACCTATCGGGGGTCAGGTCTTGA
- a CDS encoding tripartite tricarboxylate transporter permease, with protein MSLDLLAGAADIALSPSVLLAVLFGVVLGVTVGAVPGISGDMAMALLLPFVFTMDTAPAIGMLMGVYKGSLFGGSVSAIMFGVPGTPGAAATVLDGFPAKRAGSPNTALHVGLYASVIGDFTGVLVLIFIATPLAALALLFGPREFFALYLTSIVVIAALDRGRVALGFASAGAGVWLSLVGRDPFSGAPRFAFGSTDLAGGLGLAPVLIGLFAVSEIMLQAARTWQRRVQRARDDLDEAAAGTGYDRARDRLGWRTFRRLWPAVLTGSATGTIIGALPGAGATLAGFLSYGFAKRLSRRPETFGQGALEGIAAPEAGNSATAGATLIPLFAFGIPGSGSAALVGAAFIMQGITPGPLMIESNLVIVYAIFMLLLYGSIFTLASSKLLLPCYARISMLPPRFVLPVVLGLALLGTYATSHVAFDVWVLVGAGLLGVVMRAAGMPIAPVALGFILGPGLERALRQSLILGFDDARYFFEGAIAPTIYVVSAIVLFVFFRVTRR; from the coding sequence ATGTCGCTCGATCTGCTGGCCGGGGCGGCGGACATCGCCCTGTCCCCGTCAGTCCTGCTGGCCGTGCTGTTCGGCGTCGTGCTCGGGGTCACCGTGGGAGCGGTGCCCGGCATCTCCGGCGACATGGCGATGGCGCTGCTGTTGCCGTTCGTCTTCACGATGGACACCGCGCCCGCCATCGGGATGCTCATGGGCGTGTACAAGGGCAGCCTGTTTGGCGGCTCCGTTTCGGCGATCATGTTCGGCGTCCCGGGCACGCCGGGCGCCGCCGCGACGGTGCTCGACGGGTTTCCCGCCAAGCGCGCCGGCTCACCGAACACGGCCCTGCACGTCGGGCTCTACGCGTCGGTCATCGGCGACTTCACGGGCGTCCTGGTCCTGATCTTCATCGCGACGCCGCTTGCCGCGCTCGCGTTGCTGTTCGGGCCGCGCGAGTTCTTCGCCTTGTACCTGACGTCGATCGTCGTCATCGCGGCGCTCGACCGGGGGCGCGTGGCGCTCGGCTTCGCCTCGGCCGGCGCCGGCGTGTGGCTGTCGCTGGTCGGCCGTGATCCCTTCAGCGGCGCGCCGCGCTTCGCCTTCGGGTCGACCGATCTCGCCGGCGGCCTCGGCCTCGCGCCGGTGCTGATCGGGCTCTTCGCGGTATCCGAGATCATGCTGCAGGCCGCCCGGACGTGGCAGCGCCGCGTGCAGCGCGCCAGGGATGACCTCGACGAAGCGGCCGCAGGGACCGGCTACGACCGCGCTCGCGACCGGCTCGGCTGGCGGACGTTCCGCCGGCTGTGGCCCGCGGTGCTCACCGGGTCGGCCACCGGGACGATCATCGGCGCGCTGCCCGGGGCCGGCGCCACGCTCGCCGGCTTCCTGAGTTACGGCTTCGCGAAGCGTCTCTCGCGACGGCCCGAGACCTTTGGCCAGGGGGCGCTCGAGGGCATCGCCGCGCCGGAGGCGGGTAACAGCGCCACCGCCGGGGCGACGCTCATTCCGCTCTTCGCCTTCGGCATTCCCGGCAGCGGCAGCGCCGCGCTCGTCGGTGCCGCTTTCATCATGCAGGGCATCACGCCGGGACCGCTCATGATCGAGAGCAACCTCGTCATCGTGTACGCGATCTTCATGCTGCTGCTGTACGGCAGCATCTTCACGCTCGCGAGCAGCAAGCTGCTGCTGCCCTGTTACGCGCGCATCTCGATGCTGCCTCCACGGTTCGTCCTGCCGGTCGTGCTCGGCCTCGCGCTGCTCGGTACGTATGCGACGAGCCACGTCGCCTTCGATGTCTGGGTATTGGTCGGTGCCGGGCTGCTCGGTGTCGTCATGCGGGCTGCCGGCATGCCCATTGCCCCGGTCGCCCTGGGCTTCATCCTCGGTCCGGGGCTCGAACGTGCCCTGCGCCAGAGCCTGATTCTCGGGTTCGACGACGCGCGGTACTTCTTCGAAGGCGCGATCGCTCCAACGATCTACGTCGTGTCGGCGATCGTCCTGTTCGTGTTCTTCCGAGTCACCCGGCGATGA
- a CDS encoding carbohydrate binding family 9 domain-containing protein, with product MLLPRSLLAAATLVLASAPSASADPPTLQIPRVPRAPVLEEIVAGARPPGVEVTGFRQREPGDGAAISRPTTAYLSYDDERLYAVFVCQDDPGLVRANLTRREAIQQDDFVGLLLDPYHDGRRFYMFIVNPLGIQLDGISVEGQSDDYTFDTLWHSEGRLTADGYVVLLAIPFRSLRFANTPAQTWGVAVGRAIIRLNETSFWPYVTRRISSVGRQMARLDGIEGVSPGRNLQAIPYGSFARARELGDDGLRVADSAWRFGVDAKAVIKDAVTVDLTVNPDFSHVESDEPQVTVNQRFEVFFPEKRPFFIENANYFQTPQQLFFSRRLADPDIGARVTGRTRGWSFGGIVADDRRPGEAVPPGDSGHGDRAFAAVARVQREFARQSSLGAIVTEREFGPGFNRVFGVDGRWRVDDNWALTGQWVGSDTRGAGARRTTGSSAVVRVSREGRAFDYSGEVLARSPGFQADLGFIRRVDMIEMEHEAGYAWFPKSRRLLRVGVDVEAGALWDYGGHLQEWVVEPGAEIELPGQTEVGVRHWRNLERYEGTDFRFHTSAAYASTSWLKWLSLDAFYRWGRGINFEPADGLAPFLGARRDLEGGVTLRLASQLRLDQRYIYARLATEDVEPNGVPAGRTVFDNHILRSKATYQFTREWSVRFIADYEAVLPDESLVAVERAKRLNFDVLVTYQANPWTAVYVGYTDAYAGLRVDPLSRPPVVRGGGPTTSVGRQVFVKVSYLLRY from the coding sequence ATGCTGCTACCTCGTAGCTTGCTGGCCGCCGCCACGCTCGTCCTTGCCTCCGCCCCCTCGGCGTCGGCCGACCCGCCCACCTTGCAGATCCCCCGCGTCCCGCGCGCGCCCGTGCTGGAGGAGATCGTCGCCGGGGCGAGGCCGCCCGGGGTCGAGGTGACGGGCTTCCGACAGCGGGAGCCCGGTGACGGTGCCGCGATCTCGCGTCCCACGACCGCCTACCTGTCCTACGATGACGAGCGGCTCTACGCGGTGTTCGTATGCCAGGACGATCCGGGGCTGGTGCGTGCGAACCTGACCCGCCGGGAAGCGATCCAGCAGGACGACTTCGTTGGCCTGCTGCTCGACCCCTACCACGACGGTCGCCGCTTCTACATGTTCATCGTCAACCCGCTCGGGATCCAGCTCGACGGCATTTCGGTGGAGGGCCAGAGTGACGACTACACCTTCGACACGCTCTGGCACTCCGAAGGGCGGCTCACGGCCGATGGCTACGTGGTGCTGCTCGCGATTCCGTTCAGGTCGCTGCGCTTCGCCAACACGCCGGCACAGACCTGGGGCGTGGCGGTCGGCCGCGCCATCATCCGGCTGAACGAGACCTCGTTCTGGCCGTACGTCACGCGGCGCATCTCCAGCGTTGGCCGGCAGATGGCGCGACTCGACGGCATCGAGGGCGTGTCGCCGGGGCGCAACCTGCAGGCGATCCCCTACGGCAGTTTCGCCCGCGCGCGGGAACTCGGCGACGACGGCCTGCGGGTGGCCGACAGCGCGTGGCGGTTCGGCGTGGACGCCAAGGCGGTGATCAAGGACGCGGTCACCGTAGACCTGACGGTGAACCCCGACTTCAGCCATGTGGAGTCGGACGAGCCGCAGGTGACGGTGAACCAGCGGTTCGAGGTGTTCTTTCCCGAGAAGCGGCCGTTCTTCATCGAGAACGCGAACTACTTCCAGACGCCCCAGCAGCTGTTCTTCTCGCGACGCCTCGCCGATCCTGACATCGGCGCACGCGTGACGGGGCGCACCCGCGGCTGGTCTTTCGGCGGCATCGTCGCCGACGACCGGCGGCCCGGCGAGGCCGTGCCACCAGGCGATTCCGGCCACGGCGACAGGGCGTTCGCGGCTGTCGCGCGCGTTCAGCGCGAGTTCGCGCGCCAGTCCTCACTGGGAGCCATCGTGACCGAGCGCGAGTTCGGTCCCGGCTTCAACCGCGTCTTCGGTGTGGACGGCCGCTGGCGCGTCGACGACAACTGGGCCCTGACGGGGCAGTGGGTCGGCAGCGACACGCGCGGGGCCGGCGCGCGTAGGACGACGGGGTCGTCGGCCGTCGTGCGGGTGTCGCGTGAGGGACGCGCCTTCGACTACAGCGGCGAGGTGCTGGCGCGCAGTCCGGGGTTCCAGGCCGACCTTGGCTTCATCAGGCGCGTCGACATGATCGAGATGGAGCACGAGGCCGGCTACGCGTGGTTCCCGAAGTCGCGCCGCCTGCTGCGCGTGGGCGTGGACGTGGAGGCCGGGGCGCTCTGGGACTACGGCGGGCACCTCCAGGAGTGGGTCGTCGAGCCGGGCGCCGAGATCGAGCTGCCCGGCCAGACCGAGGTCGGCGTCCGTCATTGGCGGAACCTCGAGCGCTACGAGGGTACGGACTTCCGCTTCCACACGTCGGCCGCCTACGCGTCCACCAGTTGGCTGAAGTGGCTCTCGCTCGACGCGTTCTACCGCTGGGGCCGGGGCATCAACTTCGAGCCGGCCGACGGCCTGGCTCCCTTCCTCGGTGCGCGCCGCGACCTCGAGGGCGGCGTCACGCTGCGCCTGGCTTCGCAGTTGCGGCTCGACCAGCGCTACATCTACGCGCGGCTCGCGACTGAGGACGTCGAGCCGAACGGCGTGCCCGCCGGCCGCACCGTCTTCGACAACCACATCCTCCGCTCGAAGGCGACCTACCAGTTCACGCGCGAGTGGTCGGTGCGGTTCATCGCCGACTACGAGGCCGTGCTACCCGACGAGTCGCTGGTGGCGGTGGAGCGGGCCAAGCGCCTGAACTTCGACGTGCTGGTCACCTACCAGGCGAACCCGTGGACCGCGGTCTACGTGGGCTACACGGACGCCTACGCCGGTTTGCGCGTGGATCCCCTGTCCCGGCCCCCGGTCGTACGGGGCGGCGGTCCGACGACGTCAGTGGGGCGCCAGGTGTTCGTGAAGGTGAGCTATCTACTGAGGTACTGA
- a CDS encoding glucosaminidase domain-containing protein, whose protein sequence is MACLAPWPSVGFRSARHALVLGLLVLAGACGSRGPTAPASPRPDTVPIMGPSRLSAPQIVAWFQGRQPRPAGSYAATEPVESLTTYFIEEGAAEGVTGDVAFMQSVVETGWFRFAGVVPATFNNFAGIGATDSAPAPAMFPDARTGVRAQIQHLRAYADPAAVTCTVPPLANPCVDPRFHLVVPKGRAPTWNQMGNGNWATASTYADSILSLYQEAKAFNGIR, encoded by the coding sequence GTGGCCTGCCTCGCCCCGTGGCCATCGGTCGGCTTCCGCAGCGCCCGGCACGCGCTCGTGCTGGGGCTGCTCGTCCTCGCTGGCGCCTGTGGCTCGCGTGGACCGACGGCGCCCGCGTCCCCGCGTCCCGACACGGTCCCGATCATGGGCCCGTCCAGGCTGAGCGCACCGCAGATCGTCGCGTGGTTCCAGGGCCGCCAGCCGCGGCCAGCTGGCAGCTACGCCGCCACCGAGCCGGTCGAATCCCTGACGACGTACTTCATCGAAGAGGGGGCGGCCGAGGGGGTGACCGGTGACGTCGCGTTCATGCAGAGCGTGGTCGAGACGGGCTGGTTCCGCTTCGCGGGAGTGGTGCCTGCGACGTTCAACAACTTCGCGGGCATTGGAGCGACCGACTCGGCGCCCGCGCCGGCCATGTTCCCCGATGCGCGCACCGGCGTGCGGGCCCAGATCCAGCACCTGCGCGCCTACGCGGACCCTGCTGCCGTCACGTGTACGGTTCCGCCGCTGGCGAATCCCTGCGTGGATCCGCGGTTTCACCTGGTCGTGCCGAAGGGGCGCGCGCCCACCTGGAACCAGATGGGGAACGGCAACTGGGCGACGGCCTCGACCTACGCGGACAGCATCCTGTCGCTTTACCAGGAAGCGAAGGCGTTCAACGGCATCCGGTAG